One uncultured Alphaproteobacteria bacterium genomic region harbors:
- a CDS encoding conserved hypothetical protein (Evidence 4 : Homologs of previously reported genes of unknown function), which translates to MTADTALADLTPAPAEVEAFLRAHPDFLAERPDLLRAMTPPSRFGDGGDPIADFQAAMIRGLRLDVERLSRTSVDLVATSRGNLSRQQRTHSAALALAAAATPADFHRVLIRDWPPILDVDAVALVLEEAGTAAVEEGPEGILRVPAGTVDAVFAREAPGARIVLTPERRGGNRLFGKPGARIRSDALCRLDDPATWEPGGHRPAPAGLLAVGAFAPETFHPEQATDLLEFLARLLAIVLGRWCAPTP; encoded by the coding sequence TTGACCGCCGACACCGCCCTCGCCGACCTCACGCCCGCGCCCGCCGAGGTCGAGGCGTTTCTGCGCGCCCATCCGGATTTCCTCGCCGAGCGTCCCGACCTGCTGCGGGCGATGACCCCGCCGAGCCGCTTCGGCGACGGCGGCGACCCGATCGCCGACTTCCAGGCGGCGATGATCCGGGGTCTGCGGCTCGACGTCGAACGTCTGTCGCGCACCTCGGTGGATCTCGTCGCCACCAGCCGCGGCAACCTCTCGCGCCAGCAGCGCACCCATTCGGCCGCCCTCGCCCTCGCCGCCGCGGCGACCCCCGCCGATTTCCATCGCGTGCTGATCCGCGACTGGCCGCCGATCCTCGACGTCGACGCGGTGGCTCTGGTGCTGGAGGAGGCCGGGACCGCCGCCGTCGAAGAAGGGCCGGAGGGGATTCTCCGCGTGCCCGCCGGAACCGTCGACGCGGTGTTCGCGCGCGAGGCGCCGGGCGCGCGCATCGTGCTGACCCCCGAGCGCCGCGGCGGCAACCGCCTGTTCGGCAAACCCGGAGCGCGGATCCGCTCCGACGCCCTCTGCCGTCTCGACGACCCGGCGACCTGGGAGCCCGGCGGGCATCGCCCCGCCCCGGCGGGACTGCTGGCGGTCGGAGCCTTCGCGCCGGAAACCTTCCACCCCGAGCAGGCCACCGACCTACTGGAGTTCCTCGCCCGCCTGCTCGCGATCGTGCTCGGCCGATGGTGCGCGCCGACCCCCTGA
- the xerC gene encoding Tyrosine recombinase XerC, producing the protein MVRADPLSGLSAAPALAVRVGEWRDWLRAERRASAHTLDAYARDVARFLAFLTEHLGRAPDLGDLAELATRDFRAYLAARGGEGIGRASLARELSSLRTLFKWLEREGLVVNAALAALAAPRKPQTLPRPLSADEALDAVRAAAAAAREPWIGRRDTAILLLLYGAGLRIGEALGLDVADRPAGGTLRVTGKGNKTRVVPVLPAIAAAVDAYLAACPYRLGAGDPLFVGARGERLNPGVVQRQMRHLRGLLGLPESATPHALRHSFATHLLEAGGDLRSIQELLGHASLAATQRYTKVDAAHLKAVHGAAHPRDHNSSG; encoded by the coding sequence ATGGTGCGCGCCGACCCCCTGAGCGGCCTGTCGGCCGCGCCCGCGCTCGCCGTCCGGGTCGGCGAGTGGCGCGACTGGCTGCGCGCCGAGCGCCGCGCCAGCGCCCACACCCTCGACGCCTACGCCCGCGACGTCGCGCGCTTCCTCGCCTTCCTCACCGAACACCTCGGCCGCGCCCCCGATCTCGGCGACCTCGCCGAACTCGCGACGCGGGACTTCCGCGCCTATCTCGCGGCGCGCGGCGGCGAGGGCATCGGCCGCGCCTCGCTGGCGCGCGAGCTGTCCTCCCTGCGCACCCTGTTCAAGTGGCTGGAGCGCGAGGGGCTGGTGGTCAACGCCGCGCTGGCCGCCCTCGCCGCGCCGCGCAAGCCGCAGACCCTGCCCCGCCCGCTCTCGGCCGACGAGGCGCTGGACGCGGTGCGCGCGGCGGCGGCGGCGGCCCGCGAACCCTGGATCGGCCGACGCGACACCGCGATCCTGCTGCTGCTCTACGGGGCGGGCCTGCGCATCGGCGAGGCGCTCGGGCTCGACGTCGCCGACCGGCCGGCGGGCGGCACGCTGCGCGTCACCGGCAAGGGCAACAAGACCCGCGTCGTGCCGGTTCTGCCCGCGATCGCCGCGGCGGTGGACGCCTATCTCGCCGCATGCCCCTACCGCCTCGGCGCGGGCGACCCGCTGTTCGTCGGCGCGCGCGGCGAACGCCTCAACCCCGGCGTGGTGCAGCGACAGATGCGCCACCTGCGCGGCCTCCTCGGCCTGCCCGAGAGCGCGACGCCCCACGCGCTGCGCCACAGCTTCGCCACCCACCTGCTGGAAGCCGGGGGCGACCTGCGCAGCATCCAGGAGCTGCTCGGCCACGCGTCGCTGGCGGCAACCCAGCGCTACACCAAGGTGGACGCCGCGCATCTCAAGGCGGTTCATGGCGCCGCCCACCCGCGCGACCACAATTCAAGCGGGTAA
- a CDS encoding Methyl-accepting chemotaxis protein — MRDNGPVTQREVDFPENTRLVSRTDDKGRITFVNAAFAAISGFSEEELTGSAHNIVRHPDMPQEAFADLWATLKSGNPWRGLVKNRTKSGDHYWVRADVMPVIEDGRPAGYVSIRSKPSRAEIAEAERAYRLFRDGKAHGLAIEGGSVVRRVPAWRKWLGSLGGRLAVQTGATLALLALVAAIGLAALHTADSTLQTLHRDRLVPTAQLAEIDRRMRVGLDDLVRIAAALEPGGGDAAAAVRDAEANRDAIAAIRKTVRARAVPGEGADLANAFETSTARYAAEGLASGIKLGQAGDAAGLDRHVAATARPLLRDAETAINRLIDFQQRTAEAEFLHADDLARLSVLAIAALFAIACAVAVAVAWSVRRAVNRPLARMSTHFAAIANRDDDHPIPEEEIAEFRHTSRMLRAMQGLLGYAAQEKIEIDRRSTARAKADLHTLADTLESRVHSVVEEVGQASRHLADSARTLSKNADITRERSHAVQEQAEEVRRNVDSVAAATHELAAAEQEISRQVVNTAEISLNASRQAADTRAAVGKLSESATRIGEIVAVITEVAGRTNMLALNATIEATRAGDAGKGFAVVAGEVKALAHQTGRATEDISRQIRAIQAETETTVAAINRITTTISEVSEVSSAVAAAVEEQGVATREIARSVNEVALGTQAASENVAVVARVASDTETMAMEVLTSADTLRDAAQVLDREVSNFLAGIRR, encoded by the coding sequence ATGCGCGACAACGGCCCGGTCACCCAACGCGAAGTCGACTTCCCCGAGAACACCCGGCTGGTCTCGCGCACCGACGACAAGGGCCGGATCACCTTCGTCAACGCCGCGTTCGCGGCGATCAGCGGCTTTTCCGAGGAGGAACTGACCGGGTCCGCGCACAACATCGTCCGCCACCCGGACATGCCGCAGGAGGCGTTCGCCGATCTCTGGGCGACGCTGAAGTCGGGCAATCCCTGGCGCGGCCTGGTCAAGAACCGCACCAAGAGCGGCGACCACTACTGGGTGCGCGCCGACGTGATGCCGGTGATCGAGGATGGCCGCCCCGCGGGCTACGTGTCGATCCGCTCCAAGCCGAGCCGCGCCGAGATCGCCGAGGCGGAACGGGCCTACAGGCTGTTCCGCGACGGCAAGGCCCACGGTCTCGCGATCGAGGGCGGCAGCGTGGTCCGGCGCGTGCCCGCGTGGCGAAAGTGGCTCGGCAGCCTCGGCGGGCGGCTGGCGGTTCAGACCGGCGCGACCCTGGCGCTGCTGGCGCTGGTGGCGGCGATCGGCCTCGCCGCCCTGCACACCGCAGACAGCACCCTCCAGACGCTCCACCGCGACCGCCTCGTGCCGACCGCGCAACTTGCCGAGATCGACCGGCGGATGCGCGTCGGCCTCGACGATCTGGTGCGCATCGCGGCCGCCCTCGAGCCGGGCGGCGGCGACGCGGCCGCGGCCGTTCGCGACGCCGAGGCGAACCGCGACGCGATCGCCGCGATCCGGAAGACCGTCCGGGCGCGCGCCGTCCCCGGCGAAGGCGCCGACCTCGCAAACGCGTTCGAAACGAGCACCGCCCGTTACGCCGCCGAAGGCCTGGCGTCGGGGATCAAGCTCGGACAGGCGGGCGACGCCGCCGGACTCGACCGCCACGTCGCGGCGACGGCTCGGCCGCTGCTGCGCGACGCCGAGACCGCGATCAACCGGCTGATCGACTTCCAACAACGTACCGCCGAAGCCGAATTCCTGCACGCCGACGACCTCGCGCGGCTCTCGGTTCTGGCGATCGCCGCGCTGTTCGCGATCGCCTGCGCAGTGGCGGTGGCGGTCGCCTGGAGCGTGCGTCGCGCAGTGAACCGCCCACTCGCCCGCATGAGCACGCACTTCGCCGCGATCGCCAACCGCGACGACGACCATCCGATTCCCGAGGAGGAGATCGCCGAATTCCGGCACACCTCGCGGATGCTGCGGGCGATGCAGGGCCTGCTCGGATACGCGGCGCAGGAGAAGATCGAAATCGACCGCCGCAGCACCGCCCGCGCCAAGGCCGACCTGCACACCCTCGCCGACACTCTGGAATCCCGGGTCCACAGCGTGGTCGAGGAGGTCGGCCAGGCGTCGCGACACCTGGCCGACAGCGCCCGGACGCTGTCGAAGAACGCCGACATCACCCGCGAGCGCAGCCACGCGGTGCAGGAACAGGCCGAGGAGGTGCGGCGGAACGTCGATTCCGTCGCCGCCGCGACCCACGAACTCGCCGCCGCCGAGCAGGAGATCTCCCGGCAGGTGGTCAACACCGCGGAGATCAGCCTCAACGCATCGCGTCAGGCGGCGGATACCCGCGCCGCCGTGGGCAAACTCTCGGAATCCGCCACGCGCATCGGCGAGATCGTCGCGGTGATCACCGAGGTGGCGGGCCGCACCAACATGCTCGCGCTCAACGCCACCATCGAAGCCACCCGCGCGGGCGACGCGGGCAAGGGTTTCGCGGTGGTGGCGGGCGAGGTCAAGGCCCTCGCCCATCAGACCGGCCGCGCCACCGAGGACATCAGCCGCCAGATCCGCGCGATCCAGGCCGAAACCGAGACCACGGTGGCGGCGATCAACCGCATCACCACGACGATCTCCGAAGTCAGCGAGGTGTCCTCGGCGGTCGCCGCGGCGGTCGAGGAGCAGGGCGTCGCCACCCGCGAGATCGCCCGCAGCGTCAACGAAGTGGCGCTCGGCACCCAGGCGGCGTCGGAAAACGTCGCGGTGGTCGCCCGGGTCGCGAGCGACACCGAGACGATGGCGATGGAGGTTCTGACCTCCGCGGATACCCTCCGCGACGCCGCGCAGGTTCTGGACCGGGAGGTCAGCAACTTTCTGGCCGGGATCCGCCGTTGA
- a CDS encoding Methyl-accepting chemotaxis sensory transducer, with translation MPRRMRLIMSTIQKDVQGFAKSSEAIASQTQLLALNATIEAARAGDAGRGFAVVASEVKTLARQAASNSEDMRTVVLGRIKQGLDISDVLVRDLEGSRNVDMAQTLVQLIVRNLYERTADVRWWATDDAFRRALEAPSPDRIAHAAARLATINRFYSVYLDLVLVDREGRTVATSRAADFPEVSGHDYRDAPWFRQAIATASGDDYVVDDVATDPAHKNRPVALYAAAVRAGGKVDGEAIGALGVFFDWGAQSRTIVRDEPTFTDDEWSRTRVLLLDANQRIIAASDDRDLYRPYAFDTQGRSKGTVVTSDGRVIAFARTIGYEAYDGLGWIGVVEQRRLSDDELRERMNGHPIAADAPRITH, from the coding sequence ATGCCCCGTCGCATGCGCTTGATCATGAGCACGATCCAGAAGGACGTCCAAGGCTTCGCCAAGAGCAGCGAAGCGATCGCCAGCCAAACCCAGCTTCTCGCCCTCAACGCCACCATCGAGGCCGCCCGCGCCGGAGATGCCGGGCGGGGCTTCGCGGTGGTCGCCTCCGAGGTCAAAACCCTCGCCCGGCAAGCGGCTTCCAACTCGGAGGACATGCGCACCGTCGTCCTCGGCCGCATCAAACAGGGCCTCGATATTTCCGACGTCCTGGTGCGCGACCTCGAAGGCTCGCGCAACGTCGACATGGCGCAAACCCTGGTGCAACTGATCGTCCGCAACCTTTACGAACGCACCGCCGACGTCCGCTGGTGGGCCACCGACGACGCCTTCCGGCGCGCCCTCGAAGCCCCCTCCCCGGATCGCATCGCCCACGCGGCGGCACGCCTCGCGACGATCAACCGCTTCTACTCCGTCTATCTCGACCTCGTGCTCGTCGACCGCGAAGGCCGCACCGTCGCAACCTCCCGCGCGGCCGATTTCCCCGAGGTTTCCGGCCACGACTATCGTGACGCCCCGTGGTTCAGACAGGCGATCGCCACCGCGAGCGGCGACGATTACGTCGTCGACGACGTCGCCACCGATCCGGCGCACAAGAACCGTCCGGTGGCGCTCTACGCCGCCGCGGTGCGCGCGGGCGGCAAGGTCGACGGCGAGGCGATCGGCGCCCTCGGCGTGTTCTTCGACTGGGGCGCCCAGTCGCGCACCATCGTCCGCGACGAACCCACCTTCACCGACGACGAATGGAGCCGCACCCGGGTGCTGCTGCTCGACGCCAACCAGCGCATCATCGCCGCCTCCGACGACCGCGACCTCTACCGCCCCTATGCCTTCGACACCCAGGGCCGGAGCAAGGGCACGGTCGTCACCTCCGACGGGCGCGTCATCGCGTTCGCCCGAACCATCGGCTACGAAGCCTACGACGGCCTCGGCTGGATCGGGGTGGTGGAGCAGCGTCGCCTCTCCGACGACGAATTGCGCGAGCGGATGAACGGCCATCCCATCGCCGCCGACGCGCCGCGCATCACCCATTGA
- the LPD gene encoding Dihydrolipoyl dehydrogenase, mitochondrial, translating to MATNTETAFDLVVVGGGPGGYVCAIRAAQLGMKVACVEKRGALGGTCLNVGCIPSKVLLQSSHHFHAAKEEFAAHGVKIAGVELDLAAMMGRKDKVVAEFTKGIEFLFKKNKVTYVKGAATLTGPNALKVGDVEYSAKHIVIATGSVSAPLPGVEVDEKTVVSSTGALALEKVPGEMVVIGAGVIGLELGSVWSRLGAKVTVVEFLDKILPPFDDEVSKQAQRIFEKQGIAFKLAHKVTGVKTGKSGATVRIEPVKGGDAAEIKADVVLVAIGRRPYTEGLGLEAAGVVVDPKGFVPVDAHNRTNVPSVYAIGDVVGGLMLAHKAEEEGVAVAETLAGQAGHVNHAVTPSVVYTNPEIASVGKTEQQLKAEGVAYAVGKFPFLANSRAKASGETLGFVKILADKRTDKVLGAHLVGPAVGELVAEVALAMEFGASAEDIARTCHAHPGLAEAVKEAAMDVGKRAIHI from the coding sequence ATGGCTACGAACACGGAAACGGCATTCGATCTGGTGGTGGTCGGCGGCGGGCCGGGCGGCTACGTCTGCGCGATCCGCGCGGCGCAGTTGGGGATGAAGGTGGCGTGCGTGGAGAAGCGCGGTGCGCTCGGCGGCACCTGTCTCAACGTCGGCTGCATTCCGTCCAAGGTCTTGCTGCAGTCGTCGCACCACTTCCACGCGGCGAAGGAGGAGTTCGCCGCGCACGGCGTGAAAATCGCGGGCGTGGAACTCGACCTCGCGGCGATGATGGGCCGCAAGGACAAGGTGGTGGCCGAGTTCACCAAGGGCATCGAGTTCCTGTTCAAGAAGAACAAGGTGACCTACGTGAAGGGTGCGGCGACCCTGACCGGGCCGAACGCCCTCAAGGTCGGCGACGTCGAGTATTCCGCCAAGCACATCGTGATCGCCACCGGTTCGGTGTCCGCACCGCTGCCGGGCGTCGAGGTCGACGAGAAGACCGTGGTGTCCTCGACCGGCGCGCTGGCGCTGGAGAAGGTGCCGGGCGAGATGGTGGTGATCGGTGCGGGCGTGATCGGGCTGGAGCTCGGCTCGGTGTGGTCGCGGCTCGGCGCGAAGGTGACGGTGGTCGAGTTCCTCGACAAGATCCTGCCGCCGTTCGACGACGAGGTGAGCAAGCAGGCCCAGCGGATCTTCGAGAAGCAGGGGATCGCCTTCAAGCTCGCGCACAAGGTGACGGGCGTGAAGACCGGCAAGTCGGGCGCGACGGTGCGGATCGAGCCGGTCAAGGGCGGCGACGCGGCGGAGATCAAGGCCGACGTGGTGCTGGTGGCGATCGGTCGCCGCCCCTACACCGAGGGTCTCGGGCTGGAGGCCGCGGGCGTGGTGGTGGACCCCAAGGGCTTCGTGCCGGTGGACGCGCACAACCGCACCAACGTGCCGAGCGTCTACGCGATCGGCGACGTGGTCGGCGGTCTGATGCTGGCGCACAAGGCCGAGGAGGAGGGCGTCGCGGTGGCGGAGACGCTGGCCGGGCAGGCCGGGCACGTCAACCACGCGGTGACGCCGTCGGTGGTCTACACCAACCCCGAGATCGCGAGCGTCGGCAAGACCGAGCAGCAGTTGAAGGCCGAGGGCGTCGCCTACGCCGTGGGCAAGTTCCCGTTCCTCGCCAACAGCCGCGCCAAGGCGAGCGGCGAGACCCTCGGGTTCGTGAAGATCCTCGCCGACAAGCGCACCGACAAGGTGTTGGGCGCGCATCTCGTCGGTCCGGCGGTCGGCGAACTGGTGGCCGAAGTGGCGCTGGCGATGGAGTTCGGCGCCTCCGCCGAAGACATCGCGCGCACCTGCCACGCCCATCCCGGCCTCGCCGAGGCGGTCAAGGAAGCGGCGATGGACGTCGGCAAGCGCGCCATCCACATCTGA
- the sucB gene encoding dihydrolipoyltranssuccinase (Evidence 2a : Function of homologous gene experimentally demonstrated in an other organism; PubMedId : 10739245, 1554728, 4904515, 6376123, 6376124, 8950276, 9298646, 9677295; Product type e : enzyme) → MSYEIVVPTLGESVVEATVAKWFKQVGEAVQADEPLVELETDKVTVEVNAPASGTLTEIVAAEGAEVEVGALLARIGAAGAAPTPAKPAPAAAPKPAAGADVLAAAVAAAGTPAEADDGLAPAVRKLVAENNLDPKAIPATGKDGRLTKEDVINFLEGRTKVMAGPAAAQPLGAAAPKASAPAAPRAADPREQRVKMTRLRRRIAERLKDAQNTAAILTTFNEVDMTGILSLREQYKSAFEKKHGIRLGFMSFFVKACVAALKEIPAVNAEISGDEIVFKNYYDVGVAVGTDQGLVVPVVRDCDVKSFAQIEKEIASLAGKARDGKLTMEDMTGGTFTVTNGGVYGSLMSTPIINPPQSGILGMHKTMQRPMVMPDGSIAARPMMYIALSYDHRIIDGGEAVTFLVKVKEALEDPARLVLGV, encoded by the coding sequence ATGTCTTACGAAATCGTCGTCCCGACGTTAGGGGAATCGGTGGTCGAGGCCACCGTCGCGAAGTGGTTCAAACAGGTCGGCGAGGCGGTCCAGGCCGACGAGCCGCTGGTGGAGCTGGAAACCGACAAGGTTACCGTCGAGGTCAACGCTCCGGCTTCCGGCACCCTCACCGAGATCGTCGCCGCCGAAGGCGCCGAAGTCGAGGTCGGCGCGCTGCTCGCCCGCATCGGCGCCGCCGGCGCGGCCCCGACTCCGGCGAAGCCCGCTCCGGCCGCCGCGCCCAAGCCCGCCGCGGGCGCGGACGTGCTTGCCGCCGCGGTCGCCGCGGCCGGAACCCCGGCCGAGGCCGACGACGGACTCGCCCCCGCGGTGCGCAAGCTGGTCGCCGAGAACAACCTCGATCCCAAGGCGATTCCCGCTACTGGCAAGGACGGCCGCCTGACCAAGGAAGACGTGATCAACTTCCTCGAAGGGCGCACCAAGGTGATGGCCGGCCCGGCCGCGGCGCAGCCGCTCGGGGCCGCCGCGCCCAAGGCCTCCGCCCCGGCCGCGCCCCGCGCCGCCGACCCGCGCGAGCAGCGCGTCAAGATGACGCGCCTGCGCCGCCGCATCGCCGAGCGCCTCAAGGACGCCCAGAACACCGCCGCGATCCTCACCACCTTCAACGAGGTGGACATGACCGGGATCCTGTCGCTGCGCGAGCAGTACAAGTCGGCGTTCGAGAAGAAGCACGGCATCCGCCTCGGCTTCATGTCGTTCTTCGTCAAGGCCTGCGTCGCCGCGCTCAAGGAGATTCCGGCGGTCAACGCCGAGATCTCGGGCGACGAGATCGTCTTCAAGAACTACTACGACGTCGGCGTCGCGGTGGGCACCGACCAGGGTCTGGTGGTGCCGGTGGTGCGCGACTGCGACGTGAAGTCGTTCGCGCAGATCGAGAAGGAAATCGCCTCGCTCGCCGGCAAGGCGCGCGACGGCAAGCTGACCATGGAAGACATGACCGGCGGCACCTTCACCGTCACCAACGGCGGCGTCTACGGTTCGCTGATGTCCACGCCGATCATCAATCCGCCGCAGTCGGGCATCCTCGGCATGCACAAGACCATGCAGCGCCCGATGGTGATGCCCGACGGCTCGATCGCGGCGCGGCCGATGATGTACATCGCGCTTTCCTACGATCACCGCATCATCGACGGCGGCGAGGCGGTCACCTTCCTGGTCAAGGTCAAGGAAGCCCTCGAGGACCCGGCGCGTTTGGTGCTCGGGGTCTGA